One window of Scheffersomyces stipitis CBS 6054 chromosome 1, whole genome shotgun sequence genomic DNA carries:
- the RPO21 gene encoding DNA-directed RNA polymerase II largest subunit (RNA polymerase II subunit 1) (B220) codes for MSRQFPYSSAPLRSVKEVQFGLLSPEEVRAISVAKIEYPETMDQTTKTPREGGLNDPRLGSIDRNFRCQTCGEDMAECPGHFGHIELAKPVFHIGFIAKIKKVCECVCMHCGKLLLDENNPAMAQAIKIRDPKKRFNAVWQLCKAKMVCETDIIEEGATETTTRGGCGHTQPTIRRDGLKLWGTWRHNKNFEENEQPERRLLTPSEILNVLKHISSLDCLRLGFNEDYARPEWMLITVLPVPPPPVRPSIAFNDTARGEDDLTFKLADVLKANINVQRLEMDGSPQHVISEFEALLQFHVATYMDNDIAGQPQALQKTGRPIKSIRARLKGKEGRLRGNLMGKRVDFSARTVISGDPNLDLDQVGVPISIARTLSYPEVVTPYNIHRLTEYVRNGPNEHPGAKYVIRDTGDRIDLRYNKRAGDIALQYGWKVERHLMDNDPVLFNRQPSLHKMSMMAHRVKVMPYSTFRLNLSVTSPYNADFDGDEMNLHVPQSPETRAELSEICAVPLQIVSPQSNKPVMGIVQDTLCGIRKMTLRDNFIDYDQVMNMLYWIPNWDGVIPPPAIAKPKPLWTGKQLLSMAIPKGIHLQRFDGGKDLLSPKDTGMLIVDGEIMFGVVDKKTVGATGGGLIHTVMREKGPRVCAQLFSSIQKVTNYWLLHNGFSIGIGDTIADVSTMKDITSTISEAKIKVQEIILDAQSNKLEPEPGMTLRESFEHNVSRVLNQARDTAGRSAEMNLKDLNNVKQMVVSGSKGSFINISQMSACVGQQIVEGKRIPFGFSDRTLPHFTKDDYSPESKGFVENSYLRGLTPQEFFFHAMAGREGLIDTAVKTAETGYIQRRLVKALEDIMVHYDGTTRNSLGDIIQFVYGEDGIDGTQVEKQSVDTIPGSNDSFERRFRIDVLDSSKSIPESLLESGKEIKGDVKLQKVLDEEYKQLLDDRKYLREVCFPNGDFSWPLPVNLRRIIQNAQQIFHNGRYKASDLRLDEVIVGVRSLCEKLLVVRGDTELVKEAQANATLLFQCLVRSRLASRRVIEEFKLNRSSFEWVVGEIETQFQKSIVHPGEMVGVIAAQSIGEPATQMTLNTFHYAGVSSKNVTLGVPRLKEILNVAKNIKTPALTVYLDPALSDDIEKAKVVQSAIEHTSLKNVTSSTEIYYDPDPRTTVIEEDYDTVEAYFSIPDEKVEESIEKQSPWLLRLELDRAKMLDKQLTMAQVAEKISQNFGEDLFVIWSDDTADKLIIRCRVVRDPKSLDEEADAEEDQILKRIEAHMLESISLRGIPGITRVFMMQHKVNTPDATGEFKQGKEWVLETDGVNLADVMAVPGVDSSRTYSNNFIEILSVLGIEATRAALFKEILNVLSFDGSYVNYRHMALLVDVMTSRGHLMAITRHGINRSDTGALMRCSFEETVEILLEAGASAELDDCRGISENVMLGQMAPLGTGAFDVMLDDKMLQTAPSNVAVAAGNDEFADDGGATPYREYDMEDDKIQFEEGAGFSPIHTAQVQDVSGGLTSYGGQPTSPSATSPFSYGSTSPSFGGSVSPGYGGTSPSYSPTSPSYSPTSPSYSPTSPSYSPTSPAYSPTSPSYSPTSPSYSPTSPSYSPTSPSYSPTSPSYSPTSPSYSPTSPSYSPTSPSYSPTSPSYSPTSPSYSPTSPSYSPTSPSYSPTSPSYSPTSPSYSPTSPSYSPTSPQYSPTSPQYSPTSPSYSPTSPQYSPTSPQYSPGSPEYSPNSPKTEDKKNED; via the coding sequence ATGAGTCGCCAGTTCCCTTACTCAAGCGCTCCACTCCGTTCCGTCAAGGAAGTTCAGTTCGGCTTGTTGTCGCCAGAAGAAGTGCGTGCCATTTCCGTAGCCAAGATTGAATACCCCGAGACCATGGACCAGACCACCAAGACTCCTAGAGAAGGTGGTTTGAACGATCCTCGTTTAGGTTCAATCGACAGAAACTTTAGATGTCAGACCTGTGGCGAGGATATGGCCGAATGTCCGGGCCATTTCGGTCACATTGAGTTGGCCAAGCCGGTGTTCCACATTGGGTTCATCgccaaaatcaagaaggtATGTGAGTGTGTATGTATGCACTGCGGAAAGTTGTTGCTCGATGAAAACAACCCCGCCATGGCTCAAGCTATCAAAATAAGAGACCCCAAGAAGAGGTTCAACGCCGTCTGGCAGTTGTGTAAGGCTAAAATGGTTTGTGAAACCGATATCATAGAAGAGGGAGCTACTGAAACCACAACCAGAGGTGGTTGTGGTCATACTCAGCCCACCATTCGTAGAGATGGGTTGAAGTTATGGGGTACCTGGAGACATAACAagaattttgaagaaaacgaaCAGCCTGAACGTAGATTGTTGACTCCTTCAGAGATCTTGAATGTTCTTAAACATATAAGCTCCTTGGACTGTTTGAGACTTGGCTTCAACGAGGACTATGCCAGACCAGAGTGGATGTTGATCACAGTTTTGCCTGTGCCTCCTCCACCTGTCAGACCTTCGATTGCTTTCAACGACACTGCCAGGGGGGAAGATGATTTAACTTTCAAGTTGGCCGATGTTTTGAAAGCTAACATCAATGTGCAAAGGTTGGAAATGGACGGCTCTCCTCAGCATGTGATCTCTGAGTTCGAGGCTTTGTTGCAATTCCACGTAGCCACATATATGGATAACGATATTGCTGGCCAGCCCCAGGCTCTCCAGAAGACAGGTCGTCCTATCAAATCTATTAGAGCAAGATTAAAGGGTAAGGAAGGTAGATTGAGAGGTAACTTGATGGGTAAGCGTGTCGACTTTTCCGCTCGTACCGTTATTTCGGGTGATCCAAATCTTGATTTAGACCAGGTTGGAGTACCAATTTCCATCGCTCGAACATTGTCGTACCCTGAGGTTGTCACCCCATACAATATTCATAGATTGACTGAGTACGTCAGAAACGGTCCAAACGAACATCCTGGTGCCAAGTACGTTATCAGAGACACCGGTGATCGTATCGACTTGCGTTATAACAAGAGAGCTGGTGACATTGCATTACAATACGGCTGGAAGGTTGAACGTCACTTGATGGACAATGACCCTGTGTTGTTCAACCGTCAACCCTCCTTGCACAAGATGTCCATGATGGCCCACAGAGTTAAAGTTATGCCATATTCCACATTTagattgaatttgtcaGTCACATCGCCATATAACGCCGATTTTGATGGTGATGAAATGAACTTGCATGTACCTCAATCTCCAGAGACTAGAGCTGAATTGTCGGAAATTTGCGCTGTACCTCTTCAAATTGTTTCTCCACAATCGAATAAGCCAGTTATGGGTATTGTGCAAGATACGTTGTGTGGTATTCGTAAGATGACCTTGCGTGACAACTTCATTGATTACGACCAAGTTATGAATATGTTATACTGGATTCCGAACTGGGACGGTGTGATTCCTCCTCCAGCTATTGCTAAGCCCAAACCATTGTGGACCGGTAAGCAGTTGTTGTCTATGGCCATTCCAAAGGGTATACACTTGCAAAGATTTGATGGGGGAAAAGATTTGTTAAGTCCCAAGGACACCGGTATGTTGATTGTAGATGGTGAGATCATGTTTGGAGTTGTCGATAAGAAGACGGTTGGTGCCACAGGTGGTGGTTTAATTCACACTGTTATGAGAGAAAAAGGCCCTCGTGTGTGTGCTCAGCTTTTCAGCTCTATTCAAAAGGTGACCAACTACTGGTTATTACATAATGGTTTCTCTATCGGTATTGGTGATACCATTGCTGATGTAAGTACCATGAAAGATATCACTTCAACCATTAGTGAGGCCAAAATCAAGGTGCAGGAAATCATCTTGGACGCACAActgaacaagttggaaCCTGAACCAGGTATGACATTAAGAGAATCGTTCGAACATAACGTTTCTCGTGTCCTTAATCAAGCTCGTGATACCGCTGGTCGTTCCGCAGAAATGAATTTAAAGGACTTAAATAACGTCAAGCAGATGGTGGTTTCAGGTTCCAAGGGTTCTTTCATTAATATCTCGCAAATGTCTGCATGTGTGGGTCAACAGATTGTAGAAGGGAAGAGAATTCCCTTTGGTTTTTCTGATCGTACCTTGCCTCATTTCACAAAGGATGATTACTCTCCCGAGTCGAAGggttttgttgaaaattctTACTTGAGAGGGTTGACTCctcaagaattcttcttccacgCCATGGCTGGTAGAGAAGGTCTTATCGATACTGCCGTCAAAACTGCCGAAACTGGTTATATTCAACGTCGTTTGGTGAAAGCTTTGGAGGATATCATGGTCCATTACGATGGTACAACCAGAAACTCCTTGGGTGATATCATTCAATTCGTCTATGGTGAAGACGGTATCGATGGTACCCAAGTTGAGAAGCAATCTGTTGATACTATTCCAGGATCCAACGATAGTTTCGAACGTCGTTTCAGAATCGACGTCTTGGACTCTTCAAAATCCATTCCAGAATCATTGTTAGAATCCGGCAAGGAAATTAAGGGTGATGTCAAGTTACAGAAGGTTTTGGACGAAGAGTACAAACAGCTCTTGGATGACCGTAAGTACTTAAGAGAAGTCTGTTTCCCTAATGGTGACTTCTCATGGCCATTACCAGTGAATTTGCGTCGTATTATTCAGAATGCTCAACAGATTTTCCACAATGGTCGTTACAAGGCTTCTGATTTGAGATTGGATGAAGTTATCGTTGGCGTTAGATCTctttgtgaaaaattgcttGTTGTTCGTGGTGATACTGAATTAGTCAAAGAAGCCCAAGCAAATGCCACATTATTATTCCAATGTTTGGTTAGATCTAGATTGGCATCACGTAGAgtgattgaagaattcaagttgaacagaTCTTCATTTGAGTGGGTTGTGGGTGAAATTGAAACTCAATTCCAGAAGTCCATTGTTCACCCTGGTGAAATGGTTGGTGTGATCGCAGCACAGTCCATCGGTGAACCAGCCACCCAAATGACCTTGAACACTTTCCATTATGCCGGTGTGTCTTCTAAGAACGTTACTTTGGGTGTTCCTCGTCTTAAGGAAATTCTTAATGTTGCTAAGAACATTAAAACTCCTGCATTGACTGTGTACTTAGATCCAGCGTTATCTGACGATATTGAAAAGGCCAAGGTTGTCCAATCTGCGATCGAGCACacaagtttgaaaaatgtgaCTTCATCCACAGAAATCTACTATGATCCAGATCCAAGAACAACTGTaatcgaagaagattaCGATACCGTGGAAGCCTACTTCTCGATTCCTGATGAAAAGGTGGAAGAATCTATTGAAAAGCAATCTCCTTGGTTACTTCGTTTAGAATTAGATCGTGCCAAGATGTTGGATAAACAATTGACCATGGCTCAAGTTGCTGAAAAGATTTCCCAGAactttggtgaagatttgTTCGTCATATGGTCTGATGATACTGCTGATAAGTTGATCATTCGTTGTCGTGTCGTTAGAGATCCAAAGTCTCTTGATGAGGAAGcagatgctgaagaagatcagatATTGAAGCGTATCGAAGCTCACATGTTGgaatcaatttctttaCGTGGTATCCCAGGTATCACAAGAGTTTTCATGATGCAACATAAGGTCAACACCCCTGATGCCACTGGTGAATTTAAACAAGGAAAGGAATGGGTATTGGAAACTGATGGTGTCAATTTGGCTGATGTCATGGCAGTTCCAGGTGTTGACTCTAGTCGTACCTACTCCAATAACTTCATTGAAATCTTGTCTGTTCTTGGTATTGAAGCCACACGTGCAGCCTTGTTTAAGGAAATTCTTAATGTGCTTTCATTCGATGGTTCTTATGTGAACTATCGTCATATGGCTCTTTTGGTTGATGTTATGACTTCTCGTGGTCACTTGATGGCCATTACACGTCACGGTATTAACAGATCGGACACCGGTGCTTTGATGCGTTGTTCTTTCGAAGAGACTGTTGAAATATTGTTGGAAGCTGGTGCATCTGCCGAGTTAGATGATTGTCGTGGTATTTCTGAAAACGTAATGTTAGGCCAAATGGCTCCATTAGGTACTGGTGCTTTCGATGTTATGCTTGACGACAAGATGTTGCAAACTGCTCCTTCAAATGTTGCAGTTGCTGCTGGAAATGACGAATTTGCTGACGATGGAGGTGCCACTCCATACAGAGAGTACGACATGGAAGATGACaagattcaatttgaagaaggagcAGGTTTCTCGCCGATTCACACTgcacaagttcaagatgtttCTGGAGGACTTACTTCTTATGGAGGACAgccaacttctccttctgcTACCTCGCCATTTAGTTATGGAAGTACTTCTCCATCATTTGGAGGTTCAGTGTCGCCAGGTTACGGAGGAACTTCCCCAAGTTATTCTCCAACATCGCCAAGCTACTCACCTACTTCTCCAAGCTACTCACCTACATCTCCAAGTTACTCTCCTACGTCACCAGCATATTCACCTACTTCCCCATCTTACTCACCTACTTCCCCAAGCTACTCACCTACTTCCCCAAGCTACTCACCTACTTCCCCAAGCTACTCACCTACTTCCCCAAGTTACTCTCCAACTTCGCCAAGTTACTCACCTACTTCTCCAAGTTATTCGCctacttctccttcttATTCTCctacttctccttcttACTCTCCTACATCTCCTTCTTACTCACCTACTTCTCCAAGCTACTCACCTACTTCCCCAAGTTACTCGCCAACGAGTCCCTCATACTCTCCTACTTCGCCTAGTTACTCTCCAACTTCGCCAAGTTATTCACCAACTTCACCACAATACTCACCAACCTCTCCTCAGTACTCTCCAACCTCACCACTGTACTCGCCAACCTCACCACAATACTCCCCTACTTCGCCACAGTATTCACCAGGATCTCCTGAATATTCGCCTAATTCGCCAAAGACGGAGGATAAGAAGAACGAAGACTAG
- the POP3 gene encoding RNase P and RNase MRP subunit has protein sequence MAKQGKKVRNKSSKAITGSLKDLDQKRKQVFKPVLDNPFTQSNLWPFIKPELAEQIIQLLELILAPIGNYYKLSREIKQSGREIAVKPPVPHNYHDILVGFNSTVSSLERQARRRIISFNDKNAATTAENTTQKYFKYVFVTKYDITPTVITSMFPMLTYTSSRSSSDRVKLVQLPRGASTRISEVLGIENSGIVALTADIVEATGLYQLIDSEVADVNIPWLQQLLDEDHLTDLESLASKFLATSAPVLPKKNDQKAKNREEK, from the coding sequence ATGGCAAAACAGGGCAAAAAAGTGAGGAATAAGTCCTCCAAGGCGATCACAGGGTCTCTCAAGGATCTTGACCAGAAGAGGAAGCAGGTCTTCAAGCCTGTATTGGATAATCCATTCACACAGTCTAATCTATGGCCATTTATTAAGCCTGAGTTGGCAGAACAGATAATTCAGCTTTTAGAACTTATATTGGCTCCAATTGGCAACTACTATAAGCTTCTGCGAGAAATCAAGCAGTCAGGTCGAGAAATCGCTGTAAAACCACCAGTCCCTCACAATTACCATGACATTTTAGTAGGCTTCAATAGCACAGTTTCGTCTCTAGAAAGACAGGCAAGGAGGAGAATAATAAGTTTTAACGACAAAAATGCCGCAACAACGGCTGAGAATACCACTCAAAAGTACTTTAAATATGTGTTTGTAACCAAGTATGATATCACTCCGACGGTTATCACTAGCATGTTTCCCATGTTAACGTatacttcttctcgttCCAGCTCAGATCGTGTTAAATTGGTGCAACTTCCGCGAGGAGCTCTGACGAGGATTTCTGAAGTTCTCGGTATCGAGAACAGTGGCATTGTAGCTTTGACAGCAGATATCGTCGAGGCTACTGGACTCTACCAATTGATAGATAGCGAGGTAGCAGACGTAAATATACCCTGGCTCCAACAACTCTTGGATGAGGACCATCTTACTGACTTGGAGTCGCTAGCTAGCAAGTTTCTCGCTACGAGTGCACCTGTGCTTCCTAAGAAAAACGACCAGAAGGCGAAAAATAGGGAGGAGAAG
- the RFC4 gene encoding DNA replication factor C codes for MKRTDEPKLELPWVEKYRPRRLDDVVGNEETIERLKLIAKDGNMPHMIISGLPGIGKTTSIHCLAYELLGDDYYQQATLELNASDDRGIDVVRNRIKQFAQTKIKLPPGRHKIIILDEADSMTPGAQQALRRTMEIYSNTTRFAFACNQSSKIIEPLQSRCAILRYNKLADDQVLTRLLEVSAAENVKFNSEGLQALIFTAEGDMRQAINNLQSTVAGFGFVNDINVFKIVDQPHPLVIQRILIHCTKDRDIDRALALLDDLWAKGYSAIDIVTSTFKVSKTLPGIGEQKRLELIKEVGFVHMRVLEGVSSYLQLCGLYAKICDL; via the coding sequence ATGAAAAGAACAGACGAACCGAAGCTTGAGCTTCCGTGGGTGGAGAAATATCGGCCACGTCGGCTAGATGACGTAGTAGGCAACGAAGAGACCATTGAAAGATTAAAGCTCATAGCCAAAGATGGAAACATGCCCCATATGATCATCTCAGGACTTCCAGGGATCGGTAAAACTACGTCCATCCACTGTTTGGCCtatgaacttcttggagatgACTACTACCAACAGGCGACATTAGAATTGAACGCCTCTGATGATAGAGGTATCGATGTGGTgagaaacagaatcaaGCAGTTTGCCCAGACTAAGATCAAGCTACCACCAGGAAGACACAAGATCATCATTTTGGACGAAGCCGATTCCATGACGCCGGGAGCACAACAGGCATTAAGAAGAACGATGGAAATTTACTCTAATACAACTCGGTTTGCCTTTGCGTGTAACCAATCGCTGAAGATCATCGAGCCATTGCAGTCACGTTGTGCCATTTTGAGATATAACAAGTTGGCTGACGACCAGGTGTTGACGCGTTTGTTGGAAGTCTCGGCAGCTGAAAATGTGAAGTTCAACTCCGAAGGATTGCAAGCATTGATATTCACAGCCGAGGGCGATATGCGTCAAGCCATAAATAACCTCCAGAGCACGGTCGCGGGCTTTGGTTTTGTCAACGACATCAACGTATTCAAAATCGTGGACCAGCCTCATCCTCTTGTAATTCAGAGAATTCTCATTCATTGCACAAAAGATAGGGATATTGACAGGGCGTTAGCGTTGTTGGACGACTTGTGGGCCAAGGGATATTCTGCCATCGACATTGTAACTCTGACATTTAAAGTGTCCAAGACATTGCCAGGTATTGGCGAACAGAAACGGTTGGAATTGATAAAAGAGGTTGGTTTCGTCCACATGAGAGTGTTGGAGGGGGTTTCGTCATACTTGCAGTTGTGTGGGTTGTATGCAAAGATCTGTGACTTGTAG
- the SAC2 gene encoding suppressor of actin mutation, translating to MSALETLQKILPSKQAADHESKKGPEFKGLPALQQYIQLESKEKPSHSSLLLEHLRIQTSGSDSVLDLDSIDLESLDHLNQKFLEFNVTIKQYRKKLEPVETILVDFNKDLTQLSSSLVSLQQQSTKLSSDSNLQRTITEKLNPIILDLVISPEIVKSVLQDEVDVKWLDNLKFLSEKSQLVANIKSESKSFEKLEIGITLLTNKAVERIRDHIIKNIKALRSPGKCSSQTIQQNLLLVKEAFYFLQEQHKELANQLQLAYIHTMKWYYQTRFAKYIYALEKLHIRNIDSTYVLGSKAPNQISMADYLSSIDKRLSVLEDKSKSVTAIASQIAETTPFTYWLEFVFNQFSVALIDNIIVEYLFIVEFFYQGDEKFEKKDDWYHVMFNNVFKIGREFLTCYGTCDGYAILLMIRLIQSSQNILHNEFHIPILDDYLNSLLLILWPHFTKVIDVNCEAMKKSVIHTPKEAVLAPVNVTQQFAQFLSGLLKLSSLKGEPLYTSMSRLRNDFESFLTKYSNHAFGVTEKEIFLYNNYFLVVSILKNENTGGEANELIDEQIKHFELLCEAYSKH from the exons ATGAGTGCACTCGAAACACTCCAGAAAATCTTGCCTTCAAAGCAAGCTGCCGACCATGAAAGCAAGAAAGGGCCAGAATTCAAAGGCTTGCCAGCACTACAACAGTATATTCAGCTTGAATCTAAAGAGAAGCCGTCACACCTGCTGTTGCTTTTAGAACATCTCCGAATCCAAACTTCGGGCAGTGACAGCGTCCTCGACCTAGACAGCATAGACTTGGAGTCGTTAGACCATTTAAACCAGAAATTTCTCGAATTCAACGTCACCATAAAACAGTACAGAAAAAAACTCGAACCAGTAGAAACCATACTTGTCGACTTTAATAAGGACTTGACCCAGTTGCTGTCGAGTTTGGTTTCCCTACAGCAACAATCCACGAAACTTTCTTCCGACTCAAATTTGCAGAGAACTATTACAGAAAAACTCAACCCCATCATACTTGATCTCGTGATTTCTCCAGAAATTGTAAAATCGGTTCTTCAGGACGAAGTCGATGTCAAATGgttggacaacttgaagtttctTTCGGAAAAACTGCAGTTGGTCGCCAACATCAAATCTG AATCCAAATcgtttgaaaaattggaaattgGCATTACCCTATTAACAAACAAGGCTGTAGAAAGAATAAGAGACcacatcatcaagaacatcaagGCTTTGAGATCCCCTGGAAAGTGCTCATCGCAGACTATTCAAcagaacttgttgttggttAAAGAAGCCTTCtatttccttcaagaacagCACAAAGAATTGGCTAACCAATTACAACTTGCATATATCCACACGATGAAATGGTATTACCAAACCAGATTTGCCAAATACATCTATGCCTTGGAGAAGTTGCATATTAGAAACATCGATCTGACCTATGTCTTGGGCAGCAAGG CACCGAACCAGATCTCTATGGCAGACTATTTACTGTCTATCGATAAAAGATTGAgtgttcttgaagataagAGTAAGAGTGTCACTGCTATAGCTTCCCAAATCGCAGAGACAACTCCCTTTACCTACTGGTTGGAGTTCGTGTTCAACCAGTTCTCAGTGGCCCTCATAGACAACATTATTGTAGAGTATCTTTTCATAGTGGAGTTCTTCTACCAAGGAGatgaaaagtttgaaaaa AAAGATGACTGGTACCATGTCATGTTTAACAATGTTTTCAAAATCGGCCGGGAGTTCTTGACATG TTATGGAACCTGTGATGGATATGCTATTTTGCTTATGATAAGACTTATACAGAGTTCACAGAACATCCTTCACAACGAGTTTCACATTCCTATTCTTGATGACTATCTCAATTCGTTGTTACTTATATTGTGGCCACATTTCACTAAGGTGATAGACGTTAACTGCGAAGCCATGAAGAAGTCGGTTATACATACGCCTAAAGAAGCAGTTCTTGCACCTGTGAACGTCACCCAGCAGTTTGCCCAGTTTTTGCTGgggttgttgaaattgtcaaGTTTAAAAG GAGAACCACTTTATACATCTATGTCGAGGTTGCGAAATGATTTTGAGAGTTTTCTCACCAAGTACAGTAACCATGCCTTTGGAG TCACAGAAAAGGAGATtttcttgtacaacaacTACTTCCTTGTGGTGAgcatcttgaagaatgagAATACTGGTGGAGAAGCCAACGAACTCATCGACGAACAGATTAAGCATTTCGAACTTCTCTGTGAAGCATACAGCAAGCATTAA